In Alphaproteobacteria bacterium US3C007, one genomic interval encodes:
- a CDS encoding queuosine precursor transporter has translation MNRLLPGIAAMAAIVVASNILVQFLLLDGLLTWGAFTYPLAFLVTDLINRLYGPGDARKVVFSGFVTGIFCSLIGSQIMLQGDGYEYPAVALRVAIGSGSAFLVAQLVDVFIFNRLRNGQWWRAPLASTIVGSIVDTALFFTIAFSASVSVFSDAANDEISWAWDLVPLLTVGSDAPLWVSLAVADWIVKLSVALIALVPFRILAGASR, from the coding sequence ATGAACAGATTACTTCCCGGAATCGCCGCGATGGCGGCTATTGTCGTTGCCTCAAATATTTTGGTGCAGTTTTTGCTGCTCGATGGGCTTCTTACCTGGGGGGCTTTCACCTATCCGCTCGCCTTCTTGGTCACCGATCTGATAAACCGGCTCTATGGGCCTGGAGACGCGCGTAAAGTCGTATTTTCAGGGTTTGTGACAGGTATCTTCTGCTCCTTAATCGGCAGTCAAATTATGTTGCAAGGCGATGGCTATGAGTATCCGGCGGTGGCTTTGCGCGTCGCAATTGGCTCTGGAAGTGCCTTTCTCGTGGCTCAATTGGTCGATGTGTTCATCTTTAATCGGCTGCGCAATGGCCAATGGTGGCGCGCGCCTCTTGCGTCTACGATTGTGGGATCCATCGTGGACACCGCTTTGTTTTTTACGATTGCCTTTTCGGCAAGCGTTTCGGTTTTTTCCGATGCGGCCAACGATGAGATCTCATGGGCTTGGGACCTTGTGCCATTGCTAACCGTTGGGAGCGACGCCCCGCTTTGGGTGTCTTTGGCCGTCGCGGATTGGATCGTAAAATTGTCAGTTGCCCTGATAGCATTGGTTCCGTTTCGTATCCTGGCCGGCGCAAGTCGGTAG
- a CDS encoding DUF599 domain-containing protein translates to MTWIDRLTLFSQLDLAAVSLLLFSFIAIGGLIEYAPRARPSVSQLMAEHRRNWMQHMAARDVRIFDAQVLNGLRQGTAFFASTTMIATGGALALIGNADQLIGVAIDLNLNASSQVVWEIKLLLLLFFLTNAFLKFVWAHRLFGYCAILMAAVPNDPNDPLTLPTARKASEVNITGARSYNRGLRAIYFSLAAAAWLVGPIALIVATLITLSVLLRREFLSHSRLVLLDQA, encoded by the coding sequence ATGACTTGGATAGATCGGCTCACATTATTTTCGCAACTTGATTTGGCAGCCGTCTCTTTGCTCTTATTTTCTTTTATCGCCATTGGCGGGCTGATCGAATATGCGCCGCGCGCGCGCCCCTCGGTATCACAATTAATGGCAGAGCACCGGCGAAATTGGATGCAGCATATGGCCGCCCGCGATGTGCGCATTTTTGACGCGCAAGTTTTGAATGGATTGCGTCAAGGCACTGCTTTTTTTGCCTCGACCACAATGATCGCTACGGGGGGTGCATTGGCACTGATCGGCAATGCAGATCAATTGATCGGCGTCGCTATCGACCTTAATCTAAATGCCAGCTCTCAGGTGGTTTGGGAAATCAAACTGTTGCTGCTTTTATTTTTTCTCACCAATGCTTTTTTAAAATTTGTTTGGGCACACCGTCTGTTTGGCTATTGCGCCATATTGATGGCGGCGGTTCCAAATGACCCCAATGACCCGCTGACGCTACCAACAGCGCGCAAAGCCAGCGAAGTGAATATTACCGGCGCCCGCAGCTATAATCGTGGTTTGCGTGCGATCTATTTCTCGCTCGCTGCTGCTGCTTGGCTGGTGGGGCCAATAGCGCTTATTGTCGCCACTTTGATCACGCTCAGCGTTTTATTACGCCGTGAATTTCTTTCCCATTCGCGTCTGGTCTTGCTAGATCAAGCTTAG